One genomic segment of Mauremys mutica isolate MM-2020 ecotype Southern chromosome 10, ASM2049712v1, whole genome shotgun sequence includes these proteins:
- the GMPPA gene encoding mannose-1-phosphate guanyltransferase alpha isoform X1 has product MLKAVILIGGPQKGTRFRPLSFEVPKPLFPVAGVPMIQHHIEACTKVPSMKEILLVGFYQPNEALSRFLVSAQQEFKIPIRYLQEYAALGTGGGIYHFRDQILSGCPEAFFVLNADVCSEFPLPEMLAFQQQRGDPHSFLMLGTTANRKQSLNYGCIVANTETCEVLHYVEKPSTFVSEIINCGIYLFTPAIFQHIGEVFQRTQQELLLGTCLGEESPNGWQRAEVIRLEQDVFTALAGRGKLYVYKTDGFWSQIKSAGSAIYASRLYLSQYSQCHPERLAPDGPGGPTIRGNVYIHPTASIDHSAVLGPNVSIGKGVTVGAGVRVRESIILHGASLQDHTCVLNSIVGWDSTIGRWARVEGTPSDPNPNDPYARMDSETLFRDGRLTPSITILGCNVTIPAEVVILNSIVLPHKELSRSFKNQIIL; this is encoded by the exons ATGCTGAAGGCCGTGATCCTCATCGGGGGGCCGCAGAAAG GGACTCGCTTCCGGCCCTTGTCCTTCGAAGTCCCGAAGCCGCTGTTCCCAGTGGCCGGGGTGCCCATGATCCAGCACCACATCGAGGCCTGCACCAAG gttccAAGCATGAAGGAGATTCTCCTTGTGGGCTTCTACCAGCCCAACGAAGCCCTGAGCCGCTTCCTGGTGTCTGCACAGCAGGAGTTTAAAATCCCCATCAG GTACCTGCAGGAGTACGCGGCGCTGGGCACGGGCGGCGGCATCTACCACTTCCGGGACCAGATCCTGTCAGGCTGCCCCGAGGCCTTCTTCGTCCTCAACGCGGACGTGTGCTCGGAGTTCCCCCTGCCGGAGATGCTGGCCTTCCAGCAGCAGCGTGGAGACCCGCACAGCTTCCTCATGCTGGGCACCACG GCCAACAGGAAGCAGTCCCTGAACTACGGCTGCATCGTGGCCAACACGGAGACGTGTGAG gtCCTGCACTACGTGGAGAAACCCAGCACCTTCGTCAGCGAGATCATCAACTGCGGCATCTACCTGTTCACGCCGGCCATCTTCCAGCACATCGGCGAGGTCTTCCAGAGGACCCAGCAGGAGCTTCTCCT GGGCACTTGCCTTGG GGAGGAGAGCCCCAACGGCTGGCAGCGCGCCGAGGTCATCCGGCTGGAGCAGGACGTCTTCACGGCGCTGGCCGGGCGCGGCAAACTCTACGTCTACAAAACCGACGGCTTCTGGAGCCAGATCAAATCGGCCGG ctctgccatctACGCCAGCCGCCTCTACCTGAGCCAGTACAGCCAGTGCCACCCGGAGAGACTGGCCCCAGACGGCCCCGGGGGGCCCACCATCCGAG GGAATGTGTATATCCACCCGACGGCGTCCATCGACCACAGCGCCGTg ctgggCCCCAATGTCTCCATCGGGAAGGGGGTGACGGTGGGAGCCGGCGTGCGTGTGCGTGAGTCCATCATCCTGCACGGGGCGTCGCTGCAG GATCACACCTGTGTGCTCAACAGCATCGTGGGCTGGGACAGCACCATCGGGCGCTGGGCCCGGGTTGAGGGGACGCCCAGTGACCCGAACCCCAACGACCCCTACGCCAGAATGGACAGCGAGACCCTCTTCAGGGACGGCAGGCTCACGCCCTCCATCACCATCCTGG GCTGTAACGTCACCATCCCCGCGGAGGTCGTGATCCTCAACTCCATCGTCCTGCCCCACAAGGAGCTGAGCCGCAGCTTCAAGAACCAGATCATCCTGTGA
- the GMPPA gene encoding mannose-1-phosphate guanyltransferase alpha isoform X2 encodes MLKAVILIGGPQKGTRFRPLSFEVPKPLFPVAGVPMIQHHIEACTKVPSMKEILLVGFYQPNEALSRFLVSAQQEFKIPIRYLQEYAALGTGGGIYHFRDQILSGCPEAFFVLNADVCSEFPLPEMLAFQQQRGDPHSFLMLGTTANRKQSLNYGCIVANTETCEVLHYVEKPSTFVSEIINCGIYLFTPAIFQHIGEVFQRTQQELLLEESPNGWQRAEVIRLEQDVFTALAGRGKLYVYKTDGFWSQIKSAGSAIYASRLYLSQYSQCHPERLAPDGPGGPTIRGNVYIHPTASIDHSAVLGPNVSIGKGVTVGAGVRVRESIILHGASLQDHTCVLNSIVGWDSTIGRWARVEGTPSDPNPNDPYARMDSETLFRDGRLTPSITILGCNVTIPAEVVILNSIVLPHKELSRSFKNQIIL; translated from the exons ATGCTGAAGGCCGTGATCCTCATCGGGGGGCCGCAGAAAG GGACTCGCTTCCGGCCCTTGTCCTTCGAAGTCCCGAAGCCGCTGTTCCCAGTGGCCGGGGTGCCCATGATCCAGCACCACATCGAGGCCTGCACCAAG gttccAAGCATGAAGGAGATTCTCCTTGTGGGCTTCTACCAGCCCAACGAAGCCCTGAGCCGCTTCCTGGTGTCTGCACAGCAGGAGTTTAAAATCCCCATCAG GTACCTGCAGGAGTACGCGGCGCTGGGCACGGGCGGCGGCATCTACCACTTCCGGGACCAGATCCTGTCAGGCTGCCCCGAGGCCTTCTTCGTCCTCAACGCGGACGTGTGCTCGGAGTTCCCCCTGCCGGAGATGCTGGCCTTCCAGCAGCAGCGTGGAGACCCGCACAGCTTCCTCATGCTGGGCACCACG GCCAACAGGAAGCAGTCCCTGAACTACGGCTGCATCGTGGCCAACACGGAGACGTGTGAG gtCCTGCACTACGTGGAGAAACCCAGCACCTTCGTCAGCGAGATCATCAACTGCGGCATCTACCTGTTCACGCCGGCCATCTTCCAGCACATCGGCGAGGTCTTCCAGAGGACCCAGCAGGAGCTTCTCCT GGAGGAGAGCCCCAACGGCTGGCAGCGCGCCGAGGTCATCCGGCTGGAGCAGGACGTCTTCACGGCGCTGGCCGGGCGCGGCAAACTCTACGTCTACAAAACCGACGGCTTCTGGAGCCAGATCAAATCGGCCGG ctctgccatctACGCCAGCCGCCTCTACCTGAGCCAGTACAGCCAGTGCCACCCGGAGAGACTGGCCCCAGACGGCCCCGGGGGGCCCACCATCCGAG GGAATGTGTATATCCACCCGACGGCGTCCATCGACCACAGCGCCGTg ctgggCCCCAATGTCTCCATCGGGAAGGGGGTGACGGTGGGAGCCGGCGTGCGTGTGCGTGAGTCCATCATCCTGCACGGGGCGTCGCTGCAG GATCACACCTGTGTGCTCAACAGCATCGTGGGCTGGGACAGCACCATCGGGCGCTGGGCCCGGGTTGAGGGGACGCCCAGTGACCCGAACCCCAACGACCCCTACGCCAGAATGGACAGCGAGACCCTCTTCAGGGACGGCAGGCTCACGCCCTCCATCACCATCCTGG GCTGTAACGTCACCATCCCCGCGGAGGTCGTGATCCTCAACTCCATCGTCCTGCCCCACAAGGAGCTGAGCCGCAGCTTCAAGAACCAGATCATCCTGTGA
- the SPEGNB gene encoding SPEG neighbor protein codes for MSKAAPKKAVAPPPPGCTLDINDPQVQNAAIRIQASYRGHRSRKELKEKGPPRVLQALKDVMLIEGSAARLECRVSAFPDPFIRWLKDGQELKDGPKYRYVFEDPDIVALVVRDGELADLGRYTISVKNPFGECADSARILVEVPAKIEKGPESTKAKKGATVTLTAHISGEPAPDVGWAKDGEDIEEDDRVFYDIGSNSTTLTIKRVAASDAGKYEVFVENSLGTDESFARLDVL; via the exons ATGTCGAAAGCGGCCCCCAAGAAGGCGGTGGCCCCGCCGCCCCCCGGCTGCACCCTGGACATTAACGACCCACAGGTGCAGAACGCGGCCATCCGCATCCAGGCCTCCTACCGGGGACAcag GTCCCGCAAGGAGCTGAAGGAGAAGGGGCCCCCGCGGGTGCTGCAGGCGCTGAAGGACGTGATGCTGATCGAGGGCAGCGCCGCCCGCCTGGAGTGCCGGGTCAGCGCCTTCCCCGACCCCTTCATCCGCTGGCTCAAGGACGGGCAGGAGCTCAAGGACGGGCCCAAGTATCGCTACGTCTTCGAGGACCCCGACATCGTGGCGCTGGTGGTGCGGGACGGCGAACTGGCCGACCTGGGGCGCTACACCATCTCCGTGAAGAACCCCTTCGGGGAGTGCGCCGACTCCGCCCGCATCCTGGTGGAAG tccctgccaagATCGAGAAGGGGCCGGAGAGCACCAAGGCGAAGAAAGGCGCCACGGTCACCCTGACGGCGCACATCAGCGGCGAGCCGGCGCCCGACGTGGGCTGGGCCAAGGATGGGGAGGACATCGAGGAGGATGACAG GGTGTTCTACGACATCGGCAGCAACTCGACCACGCTCACCATCAAGCGGGTGGCCGCGAGCGACGCCGGGAAGTACGAGGTCTTCGTGGAGAACAGCCTGGGCACAGACGAGTCCTTCGCCCGCCTGGACGTGCTCTGA